One Desulfobulbus propionicus DSM 2032 DNA segment encodes these proteins:
- a CDS encoding hemolysin family protein, which translates to METVEPSPASPAPSDEEPPGKSFFEKLKSVLGFRAAPDTTEELEHEIQELLEEGEEQGLISVHEERLINSIFDFRETIASEIMTPSAEMVCADLTSSMPELIRLINEQGYTRIPIYKDNPDQIVGILHAKDLLSLCARGNDAEFDLKEVLNPATFIPESKPITELLREFQSKKIHMAIVVDEFGGVRGLVTLEDVIEEIVGEIDDEHDDEDSELRVVDERTVIVDAKIDIEEVEAHFRLNLPEGPYESVGGFIIHRLGKVPPPGVVVEENGLSFKVLGADPRRIKSVRIVRNDEIPPQP; encoded by the coding sequence ATGGAAACTGTGGAGCCGTCGCCGGCGAGTCCGGCGCCTTCGGATGAAGAGCCCCCTGGTAAGTCGTTTTTTGAAAAATTAAAATCCGTCCTCGGTTTTCGCGCCGCCCCCGACACCACCGAAGAATTGGAGCATGAGATCCAGGAGTTGCTGGAGGAGGGCGAGGAGCAGGGGTTGATTTCCGTGCACGAGGAACGGCTGATCAATTCCATCTTCGATTTCCGGGAAACCATCGCTTCCGAGATCATGACCCCTTCGGCGGAGATGGTTTGCGCCGATCTCACTTCCTCGATGCCGGAGCTGATCCGGTTGATCAACGAGCAGGGATACACCCGCATCCCCATTTACAAGGACAATCCGGACCAGATAGTCGGCATCCTTCACGCCAAGGACCTGCTGTCCCTCTGCGCCCGTGGCAATGACGCCGAGTTCGACCTCAAGGAGGTGCTCAACCCGGCCACCTTTATCCCGGAATCCAAACCAATCACCGAACTGCTGCGCGAGTTTCAATCGAAAAAGATTCACATGGCGATCGTGGTCGATGAGTTCGGCGGCGTGCGCGGGCTGGTTACCCTGGAGGATGTGATCGAGGAGATCGTCGGCGAGATCGATGACGAGCATGACGACGAAGACTCCGAGCTGCGGGTGGTGGACGAGCGCACGGTGATTGTCGACGCCAAGATCGATATCGAGGAGGTGGAGGCCCATTTTCGTCTCAACCTGCCTGAGGGCCCCTATGAATCGGTGGGCGGGTTCATCATCCATCGTTTGGGCAAGGTGCCGCCGCCGGGTGTGGTGGTCGAGGAGAACGGCCTTTCCTTCAAGGTGCTCGGTGCCGATCCCCGTCGCATCAAAAGTGTGCGCATTGTCCGCAACGATGAGATTCCACCCCAACCCTGA
- a CDS encoding DUF4402 domain-containing protein — MGPPLLAAPPLMAGEVAHFTSLDFGTIDLNPGGDTIVIAAQHGPASPTGSRSVVVGGSSGLMQLTSTEAEHVEIVYPESVLLSCGGRSLNITNIGPNSQYSLSGVELPGGGVTRSVSIGGSLALQGNETSGSCSGSMSIQLNFF, encoded by the coding sequence ATGGGACCGCCTCTCCTTGCCGCTCCGCCCTTGATGGCCGGAGAGGTGGCCCACTTCACAAGCCTTGATTTCGGGACCATAGATCTCAACCCCGGTGGCGACACCATCGTTATTGCCGCGCAGCATGGCCCCGCTTCGCCCACGGGCAGCCGTTCGGTGGTGGTGGGCGGCAGCAGCGGCCTGATGCAACTGACCTCCACCGAAGCGGAACATGTTGAAATCGTCTATCCGGAATCTGTCCTGTTGAGCTGTGGCGGCCGTTCGCTCAACATCACCAATATCGGCCCCAATTCACAGTATTCTCTTTCAGGAGTCGAGCTGCCCGGAGGGGGGGTGACCCGTTCGGTCAGTATCGGTGGGAGTCTTGCACTGCAGGGTAATGAAACCTCGGGCAGCTGCAGCGGCTCCATGTCCATCCAACTCAATTTCTTCTAA
- a CDS encoding glycosyltransferase, with protein sequence MQPNTQSPLVVHTDSSRVWGGQEIRVLTELREMRRLGFRVGLIVPRDAELARRAAAEDIPVYGVSTFAKFNPNAWRELYQIVSMLKPRVINTHSSEDSWMAGAVARFCRVPLIIRTRHVLAPISSAVSYTLFPHVIFTCSEAIAAQLTRQGVAAGKTVVLSTGNDETRFRFSPQHRHAIRQAYGIGDHHILVGNVGFLRTYKGHAFIIKTAAAMPDHYRFMLVGDGDQLDRLQALAKELGVTERVLFVGHQEQPECFLSAFDLCFFSSYEAEGVSQALIQSLLNGLPVLACRISSTEEPLNLVEDYRLVAYDDVPAACQGLNELAQLPRREPQRMERQHRIIADRYGLRGMVRKLVDTYARHGVVAGRDGS encoded by the coding sequence ATGCAACCGAATACACAGAGTCCATTGGTGGTTCATACCGACAGCAGCCGGGTTTGGGGGGGGCAGGAGATCCGGGTCCTGACTGAACTGCGCGAGATGCGCCGGCTCGGTTTCCGCGTCGGCCTGATTGTTCCCCGCGATGCCGAGCTGGCGCGGCGGGCCGCCGCCGAGGACATTCCTGTATACGGCGTTTCGACCTTCGCCAAATTCAATCCCAATGCCTGGCGGGAACTGTATCAGATCGTCAGCATGCTCAAGCCCAGGGTGATCAACACGCATTCCTCCGAAGATTCCTGGATGGCCGGGGCTGTTGCCCGTTTTTGCCGGGTGCCGCTGATCATCCGGACCCGCCACGTCCTGGCGCCGATCTCCTCGGCCGTAAGCTATACTCTTTTTCCCCATGTGATTTTCACCTGCAGCGAGGCCATTGCCGCCCAGTTGACCAGGCAGGGCGTCGCGGCGGGCAAGACCGTGGTCCTGTCAACCGGCAACGATGAGACCCGGTTTCGTTTTTCACCCCAGCACCGGCACGCTATTCGTCAGGCCTATGGCATTGGCGATCACCATATTCTGGTGGGCAATGTCGGTTTTCTGCGTACCTACAAAGGGCATGCGTTCATCATCAAGACAGCGGCAGCCATGCCCGACCACTACCGGTTCATGTTGGTCGGCGACGGTGACCAATTGGACCGGCTTCAGGCCCTGGCCAAGGAATTGGGCGTTACCGAACGGGTGCTCTTTGTCGGCCATCAGGAGCAGCCCGAGTGTTTTCTCAGCGCCTTTGACCTTTGTTTTTTTTCCTCCTACGAGGCAGAGGGCGTGTCCCAGGCCTTGATCCAGAGCCTGCTCAACGGCCTGCCCGTGCTCGCCTGTCGTATTTCTTCCACCGAGGAGCCACTCAACTTGGTCGAGGATTATCGTCTGGTTGCGTACGATGACGTCCCTGCTGCCTGCCAGGGATTGAACGAACTGGCCCAGCTGCCGCGACGAGAACCGCAACGGATGGAACGCCAACATCGGATCATTGCCGATCGCTACGGTCTTCGGGGCATGGTGAGAAAACTGGTTGACACCTATGCTCGTCATGGTGTGGTCGCGGGCAGGGATGGGAGCTGA
- the lnt gene encoding apolipoprotein N-acyltransferase: MRFHPNPDAPLTLGSAALASAGLLALAMPGRIGWWPLLFVALVPLLLIALYARPGRSALAGFVFGLVYHLALLYWILIVLGRYGGLPLWVTLPALFLLSAYMACFPAIFCWLTSRVAGRSWHRERSVAPLIWGAPVLWVGLDFLRGLVLSGFPWMDLGYGLFSQPRLIQAADIGGHHLLTFSLVLANGLMVGIIDRQRRGVRWNVRLERWLLIAAVGFLVFIGGYSLVRYQVVGAIAARSMQARVAVVQGNIDQAIKWSPATKAATVDTYLRLSRQAIAGQDVELVVWPETALPFYPQRDALMQRVSDLATSNNTWLLTGAPLYQLPRQAGAGESVRYYNGAILIGPEGRLGGQYAKQHLVPFGEYVPLRRFLPFLEPLVVSIGDFTAGDQRGPLRLGPLQLGMLVCYESIFPAIAHESVIRGANLLVNITNDAWYGRSSAPHQSMAMAVLRAVENKRTLIRAANTGISGFVDPTGRIVAQSDIFTEAALSESAPMLDLATVFNRGGHRFGAACALFLPLMLLHRLRRVE, encoded by the coding sequence ATGAGATTCCACCCCAACCCTGACGCCCCGCTCACCCTCGGCTCAGCCGCCCTTGCCTCCGCCGGCCTGCTGGCCCTGGCCATGCCCGGGCGGATTGGCTGGTGGCCGCTGCTGTTTGTCGCCCTGGTGCCGCTGTTGCTGATCGCCCTCTATGCCCGGCCAGGCCGCAGCGCCCTGGCCGGGTTTGTGTTTGGCTTGGTGTACCATCTGGCGCTGCTCTATTGGATTCTGATCGTCCTGGGCCGCTACGGCGGCCTGCCCCTGTGGGTCACCCTGCCGGCCCTGTTTCTTCTTTCCGCCTACATGGCCTGTTTTCCGGCCATTTTCTGTTGGTTGACCAGCCGTGTCGCCGGTCGTTCCTGGCATCGCGAGCGTTCCGTTGCCCCATTGATTTGGGGGGCGCCGGTGCTCTGGGTGGGGCTTGACTTTCTCAGAGGCCTGGTGCTGAGCGGGTTTCCCTGGATGGATCTCGGCTACGGTCTGTTCAGCCAACCCCGGTTGATCCAAGCTGCCGATATCGGCGGTCACCATCTGCTGACCTTTTCCCTGGTGCTGGCCAACGGCCTGATGGTTGGAATCATTGACCGACAGCGGCGCGGAGTACGGTGGAATGTCCGTTTGGAACGATGGTTGCTGATCGCGGCCGTCGGCTTTCTCGTGTTTATCGGCGGCTATTCCCTGGTCCGCTATCAGGTGGTCGGCGCCATTGCCGCCCGGTCGATGCAGGCCCGGGTGGCCGTGGTCCAGGGCAATATCGATCAAGCGATCAAGTGGTCGCCCGCCACCAAGGCCGCCACGGTGGACACCTATCTCAGGCTGAGCCGCCAAGCCATCGCGGGGCAGGATGTCGAGCTGGTGGTCTGGCCGGAAACCGCCCTGCCGTTCTATCCGCAGCGCGATGCCCTGATGCAACGGGTCAGCGACCTGGCCACAAGCAACAACACCTGGCTGCTGACCGGAGCGCCGTTATACCAGCTGCCGCGGCAAGCCGGCGCTGGCGAATCGGTCCGCTACTACAACGGCGCCATCCTCATTGGGCCGGAGGGCCGTCTGGGCGGTCAATATGCCAAACAGCATCTGGTACCATTTGGCGAGTATGTGCCGCTACGCCGCTTTCTTCCCTTCCTCGAGCCGCTGGTGGTCAGTATCGGTGATTTCACCGCTGGCGACCAGAGAGGCCCGCTGCGCCTTGGCCCGCTGCAACTCGGCATGCTGGTCTGTTACGAGTCAATTTTCCCGGCCATCGCCCACGAGAGCGTCATTCGCGGCGCCAATCTGCTGGTCAACATCACCAATGACGCCTGGTATGGGCGCTCCAGCGCGCCCCACCAGTCCATGGCCATGGCGGTATTGCGGGCGGTGGAAAACAAGCGCACCCTGATCCGGGCCGCCAATACCGGGATCAGCGGTTTTGTCGATCCCACGGGACGGATCGTCGCGCAGAGCGACATCTTCACCGAGGCAGCGCTGAGCGAGTCGGCGCCGATGCTCGACCTGGCCACGGTGTTCAACCGCGGCGGTCATCGTTTCGGCGCGGCGTGCGCCCTCTTTCTGCCCCTGATGCTGCTCCATCGGCTCCGCCGTGTGGAGTGA
- a CDS encoding DUF4402 domain-containing protein, giving the protein MKKTWKRSALLMGTAMLGAIALSGTNVQAGDVTMDINVEVNSTLTETATNMDFGTIDLNPAGDTVTIDATAGSATPATTGTSVITGGTSGTITVASPNAFTITVTYPATATLNGSGTAAGETLTVSDIAANSEGGSGTVAKSSGPSPGSDAVIHVGGAIVFPADTVNGPYSGTMTITLNYS; this is encoded by the coding sequence ATGAAAAAAACGTGGAAACGCAGTGCACTTCTCATGGGGACGGCAATGCTTGGGGCGATCGCCCTGTCTGGGACGAATGTGCAGGCAGGTGACGTGACCATGGACATCAATGTGGAAGTCAACTCAACGCTCACCGAAACTGCGACCAATATGGACTTTGGGACCATCGACCTCAACCCGGCCGGCGATACCGTCACCATCGATGCCACCGCGGGTTCGGCAACCCCGGCAACCACGGGAACATCGGTCATCACCGGCGGCACCAGCGGCACGATCACCGTGGCTTCGCCCAATGCCTTTACCATCACCGTCACCTATCCTGCAACGGCAACCCTCAACGGTTCGGGCACTGCCGCGGGCGAGACCCTGACTGTCAGTGATATCGCCGCGAACTCCGAGGGCGGTAGCGGCACTGTTGCAAAATCGTCAGGCCCCTCCCCAGGCTCGGATGCGGTCATTCACGTTGGCGGGGCAATAGTGTTCCCAGCGGACACGGTCAACGGCCCGTACAGCGGGACCATGACCATCACGCTCAACTATTCATAA